A stretch of the Poseidonibacter parvus genome encodes the following:
- the hypE gene encoding hydrogenase expression/formation protein HypE, with amino-acid sequence MIKTITLAHGNGGAENNELIEKVFYKHFKNDILSKSEDAAVIEEGKLAFTTDSFTVSPLFFPGGDIGKLAICGTCNDLSMMGAKPKYLTCSVIIEEGFLTRELEKIVKSMKKELDINGAIVVSGDTKVVPKGSVDKLFINTTGIGEIEHKGISASALKEEMSILVSRDIGTHGATIFAEREGIKLTSTLQTDCASLYPEIKKLVDSGINIVALRDATRGGVSAVLNEWAKSSDVCIEIEEESIPVREEVRGICEMLGFEAVNLANEGTFLLAVAKEDEEKALEILQETHKTSRIIASVTNQYKGKVLLNSSWGTKRFLDLPTGELLPRIC; translated from the coding sequence ATGATAAAAACAATTACACTAGCACACGGTAATGGTGGAGCAGAGAATAATGAGCTAATTGAAAAAGTGTTTTATAAACATTTTAAAAATGACATTTTATCAAAAAGTGAAGATGCCGCAGTTATAGAAGAGGGTAAACTAGCTTTTACAACAGATTCTTTTACAGTTAGTCCTTTATTTTTCCCTGGTGGTGATATTGGTAAACTAGCAATTTGTGGAACATGTAATGATCTTTCTATGATGGGAGCTAAACCTAAATACTTAACTTGTTCCGTTATTATTGAAGAAGGTTTTTTAACAAGAGAACTAGAAAAAATAGTTAAATCAATGAAAAAAGAACTTGATATAAATGGTGCTATTGTTGTAAGTGGTGATACAAAAGTAGTTCCAAAAGGAAGTGTAGATAAGTTATTTATAAATACTACAGGTATTGGGGAAATAGAACATAAAGGAATTTCTGCATCTGCTTTAAAAGAAGAGATGAGTATTTTAGTAAGTCGAGATATTGGTACTCATGGTGCTACAATTTTTGCAGAACGAGAGGGTATAAAACTTACTAGTACTTTACAAACTGATTGTGCATCACTTTATCCTGAAATAAAGAAACTTGTAGATTCTGGAATTAATATAGTTGCTTTAAGAGATGCAACTAGAGGTGGAGTTAGTGCTGTTTTAAATGAATGGGCTAAAAGCTCTGATGTTTGTATAGAAATTGAAGAAGAGAGTATTCCTGTTAGAGAAGAAGTTAGAGGTATATGTGAAATGCTAGGTTTTGAGGCAGTTAATCTTGCTAATGAAGGTACTTTTCTTTTAGCAGTAGCAAAAGAAGATGAAGAAAAAGCCTTAGAAATATTACAAGAAACACATAAGACTTCAAGAATAATAGCTAGTGTTACTAATCAGTATAAAGGAAAAGTTTTATTAAACTCTTCATGGGGTACTAAACGCTTTTTAGATTTACCAACTGGTGAATTATTACCTCGGATTTGTTAA
- the hypD gene encoding hydrogenase formation protein HypD, whose product MKELELKNLYDDFRDAKTIKAYAKIIAEDAKKLKRPINIMEVCGGHTHTIMKFGLPQLLPSNINFIHGPGCPVCIMPKERIDHAYVLSMQENVILVTLGDMIKIPGSNGSLQDARAKGADVRFVYSPMECIKIAHENPDKKVIFFAIGFETTTPMTAVLVKEVISKKIKNILFHINHVTVPEVMVELIDSRDVHVDSYNNEIDAFLGPSHVSVISGSKIYEKFPKDYERPVVVTGFEPVDAMQGISMIIKQFLEKRCELEIQYKRVVSYDGNLKAQDLINTYFEKMSLFRWRGIGNVPDSGLKLRDEYAQYDAEKVYSSVLPISQIEDHKLCICGDILRGMAKPKECTIFGTACKPTSPVGSCMVSSEGACAAYYKYGNLTFSTTT is encoded by the coding sequence ATGAAGGAACTTGAACTCAAAAACCTCTATGATGATTTTCGTGATGCCAAAACAATTAAAGCATACGCCAAAATTATTGCAGAAGATGCAAAAAAGTTAAAAAGACCTATTAATATTATGGAAGTATGTGGTGGTCACACGCATACGATTATGAAATTTGGTTTACCTCAGCTTCTTCCATCAAATATAAACTTTATTCATGGACCTGGTTGTCCTGTATGTATTATGCCAAAAGAAAGAATTGATCATGCATATGTTTTATCAATGCAAGAAAATGTTATTTTAGTAACATTAGGTGATATGATAAAAATACCAGGATCAAATGGTAGTTTACAAGATGCTAGAGCAAAAGGTGCTGATGTTCGTTTTGTTTATTCACCTATGGAGTGTATTAAAATAGCTCATGAAAACCCTGATAAGAAGGTAATCTTTTTTGCTATTGGTTTTGAAACAACTACTCCTATGACAGCAGTTCTTGTTAAAGAAGTTATAAGTAAAAAAATAAAAAACATTTTATTTCATATAAATCATGTAACAGTTCCTGAAGTAATGGTTGAACTTATTGATAGTCGAGATGTTCATGTAGATTCTTATAATAATGAAATTGATGCTTTCTTAGGACCTAGTCATGTAAGTGTTATCTCTGGATCTAAAATCTATGAAAAGTTTCCAAAAGATTATGAACGTCCAGTTGTTGTAACTGGATTTGAACCTGTAGATGCTATGCAGGGTATTAGTATGATAATTAAACAGTTTTTAGAAAAAAGATGTGAGCTTGAAATACAATACAAAAGAGTAGTGAGTTATGATGGTAATTTAAAAGCCCAAGACTTGATAAATACTTATTTTGAAAAAATGAGTTTGTTTAGATGGAGAGGAATTGGTAATGTTCCTGATAGTGGATTAAAGTTAAGAGATGAATATGCACAATATGATGCTGAAAAAGTTTATTCAAGTGTACTTCCAATCTCCCAAATAGAAGACCATAAACTTTGTATTTGTGGGGATATATTAAGAGGAATGGCTAAACCAAAAGAGTGTACTATTTTTGGTACAGCCTGTAAACCTACATCTCCTGTTGGTTCATGTATGGTAAGTAGCGAAGGTGCTTGTGCCGCATATTATAAATATGGAAATTTAACTTTTAGTACTACTACTTAA
- a CDS encoding HypC/HybG/HupF family hydrogenase formation chaperone yields the protein MCLSIPSKVVKISEDETMCTVDTMGVKRDANLMMMEDGDVSLGDYVLLHIGFVMNKIDEEEALSSIDTYKEILNHMDEEERQRAILEDDECAARGATYTEEIKSNEGT from the coding sequence ATGTGTTTATCAATTCCAAGTAAAGTGGTTAAAATCTCAGAAGATGAAACAATGTGTACTGTTGATACAATGGGTGTGAAACGTGATGCTAATCTAATGATGATGGAAGATGGTGATGTAAGTTTAGGAGATTATGTACTTTTACATATTGGTTTTGTTATGAATAAAATTGATGAGGAAGAAGCTTTATCTTCTATTGATACATATAAAGAAATATTAAATCACATGGATGAAGAAGAAAGGCAAAGAGCAATTCTTGAAGATGATGAATGTGCAGCGCGTGGAGCAACATATACTGAGGAGATTAAGAGTAATGAAGGAACTTGA
- the hypB gene encoding hydrogenase nickel incorporation protein HypB produces the protein MCTDCGCSIRGMDEHAHEHSHDGGKTFHSHEKMTDEENKSSDHQKAHEHLHHNPQLNDTKTISVIQKILDKNDQEANHNRKHLEDNKILGVNLMSSPGSGKTTLLEYLSDVAEFKFGVIEGDLETERDANRLRAKGIHAEQIQTGTACHLDAFMVHKGLHHMPLNDIDICFVENVGNLVCPASYDVGTHLNIVLVSVPEGEDKIAKYPVMFRQADLVLITKTDLLPHFKYDIEAEKAEARRLKPSVDILEVNVNDLNSVKAVANWIEFKRKMRG, from the coding sequence ATGTGTACAGATTGTGGATGTAGTATAAGAGGAATGGATGAACACGCTCATGAACATAGTCATGATGGCGGAAAAACATTTCATTCTCATGAAAAAATGACAGATGAAGAAAATAAATCTAGTGATCATCAAAAAGCGCATGAACATTTGCATCATAACCCTCAGTTAAACGATACAAAAACTATTTCTGTTATTCAAAAAATATTAGATAAAAATGATCAAGAAGCAAATCATAATAGAAAGCATTTAGAAGATAATAAAATTTTAGGTGTTAATCTTATGTCTAGTCCAGGTTCTGGTAAAACAACACTATTAGAATACCTAAGTGACGTTGCAGAGTTTAAATTTGGAGTTATAGAAGGTGATTTAGAAACTGAACGAGATGCAAATCGTTTACGTGCTAAAGGAATACACGCTGAACAAATACAAACAGGTACAGCATGTCACTTGGATGCTTTTATGGTACATAAAGGTTTACATCATATGCCACTTAATGATATAGATATTTGTTTTGTAGAAAATGTTGGAAATCTTGTATGTCCAGCCTCATATGATGTAGGAACACACTTAAATATAGTACTTGTTTCAGTACCTGAAGGTGAAGATAAAATTGCTAAATATCCTGTGATGTTCCGTCAAGCTGATTTAGTACTTATTACTAAAACAGATTTATTGCCACATTTCAAATATGATATAGAAGCAGAAAAAGCAGAAGCTAGAAGATTAAAACCAAGTGTTGATATTTTAGAAGTAAATGTGAATGATTTAAATTCTGTTAAAGCAGTTGCCAATTGGATAGAATTTAAACGTAAAATGAGAGGCTAA
- a CDS encoding CDGSH iron-sulfur domain-containing protein, with amino-acid sequence MKHPVRTYLKKGETYQFCTCGQSEDGVLCDGSHKGTDLTPKEFIATRNAEFLLCLCKNSTCTPFCDGAHAKREKLDLDFLLE; translated from the coding sequence ATGAAACACCCAGTGAGAACTTACCTAAAAAAAGGTGAAACTTATCAATTCTGTACTTGTGGACAAAGTGAAGATGGCGTACTTTGTGATGGAAGTCATAAAGGTACTGATTTAACTCCAAAAGAGTTCATAGCTACGAGAAATGCCGAATTTTTATTATGTCTATGTAAAAACAGTACCTGTACACCTTTTTGTGATGGAGCACATGCAAAACGTGAGAAATTGGACTTAGATTTTTTATTAGAATAA
- a CDS encoding diacylglycerol kinase, with the protein MRNQPKYNFFKNTNYALKGLKDLIKYETSFKIELIIAIILMPTLFIIDVTIISKLLMFTSLTGMLLAEAINSAIERVVDLVTLEHHEMAGRAKDVGSTVVFISIFIFVVTWGTILYTHFLFE; encoded by the coding sequence TTGAGAAATCAACCAAAATACAATTTTTTTAAAAATACAAATTATGCATTAAAAGGTTTAAAAGATTTAATAAAATATGAAACATCTTTTAAAATAGAATTAATAATCGCAATAATTCTAATGCCTACTCTTTTTATAATAGATGTAACAATAATTAGTAAACTTTTAATGTTTACTAGTTTAACAGGAATGCTTTTAGCAGAAGCTATAAATAGTGCTATTGAAAGAGTTGTTGACCTTGTTACTCTTGAACATCATGAAATGGCAGGTAGAGCTAAAGATGTTGGAAGTACTGTGGTGTTTATAAGTATTTTTATATTTGTAGTAACATGGGGTACAATTTTATATACTCATTTTTTATTTGAATGA
- a CDS encoding phosphatase PAP2 family protein: protein MMQKNLTKYILITIICLIFTIALFEFTAIDIIVQGYFYNLDTSSWALDSSEPILKFLLYDGIKKLLIFFAFLILCSLIFFRKKKIIINYKKGLIIVLLSAIIIPVTVGALKATTNMPCPKNIEFFGGNYPDVKLLDSYPIEFMQNKKIKCWPAGHASGGFALLSLFFLFKKRRNQIYALSFALTVGWSMGTYKMLIGDHFLSHTIITMLIAWLLVLIIYKIISYMGKRKYVQQQ, encoded by the coding sequence ATGATGCAAAAAAATCTCACTAAATATATTCTAATTACTATTATATGTTTGATTTTTACAATTGCATTATTTGAATTCACAGCTATAGATATTATCGTACAAGGTTATTTTTATAATCTTGATACAAGTTCTTGGGCTTTAGATAGTAGTGAACCTATTTTAAAGTTTTTACTTTATGATGGAATAAAAAAACTTTTAATATTTTTTGCTTTTCTTATTCTTTGTAGTTTAATATTTTTTAGAAAAAAAAAGATTATAATTAATTATAAGAAGGGATTAATTATAGTTTTATTATCCGCCATAATTATTCCTGTAACAGTTGGTGCATTAAAAGCTACAACAAATATGCCTTGTCCTAAAAATATAGAATTTTTTGGTGGAAATTATCCAGATGTAAAACTGCTTGATTCCTATCCAATAGAGTTTATGCAAAACAAAAAAATAAAATGTTGGCCAGCAGGACATGCGAGTGGTGGCTTTGCACTTCTTTCTTTATTCTTTTTATTTAAAAAACGAAGGAATCAAATATATGCACTTAGCTTTGCTTTGACTGTTGGATGGAGTATGGGTACGTATAAGATGCTAATTGGTGACCATTTTTTAAGTCATACAATTATTACAATGCTTATTGCTTGGCTACTCGTTCTAATTATTTATAAAATAATTAGTTATATGGGAAAAAGAAAATATGTACAACAACAATAA